The Thermocrinis ruber genome has a window encoding:
- the purH gene encoding bifunctional phosphoribosylaminoimidazolecarboxamide formyltransferase/IMP cyclohydrolase, translated as MRALISVYYKEGVEELAKVLQELGYEIVSSSSTAKYLTERGLKVKEIEQITNFPEIFGGRVKTLHPFIHGGILMRDWVEEDKRQAKELGIEPIDVVVVNLYPFEEKLREGLEERELMEFVDIGGPALIRASAKNFYRVLVVCDPADYRWVAQKLREKSLTLEDRKYLAVKAFSLTAYYDALISNALANLFGISEMFSQMAIPLKLVKGLRYGENPHQKGWLFSNPLESLGIANSEVLQGKDMSFNNYLDADSALKLVFQFEKPACVIVKHNNPCGTALGESPSEAFLKAKEADPESAFGGIVAFNCKVDEECAKLLTEMFLEVVVAPEYEPKALEILSTKKNLRVIRSLGFSYYWDIKKVSGGYLLQEEDTIDWEKWEVVSKRAPTEREVKDLEFAFKVCKFAKSNAVVLAKNGQTLGIGTGNTSRVDSLRCAIAKAKRFGFDLRGAVMASEAFLPFRDSVDICAQEGITAIVQPGGSIRDKEVISACDEHGIALIFTGTRHFRH; from the coding sequence ATGAGAGCCCTAATCTCTGTCTATTACAAAGAGGGTGTAGAAGAGCTGGCAAAGGTCTTACAGGAGCTTGGCTATGAAATTGTATCCTCTTCAAGCACAGCTAAATACCTCACGGAAAGAGGGCTAAAGGTAAAGGAGATAGAGCAGATCACAAACTTTCCCGAAATATTCGGTGGAAGGGTAAAGACTTTGCATCCTTTCATTCACGGTGGAATACTCATGAGGGATTGGGTGGAAGAGGATAAAAGACAGGCTAAGGAGCTTGGAATAGAGCCCATAGATGTGGTGGTGGTAAATCTTTATCCCTTTGAGGAAAAGCTCAGAGAAGGCTTAGAAGAAAGGGAACTCATGGAGTTTGTGGATATTGGTGGTCCCGCCTTGATAAGGGCAAGCGCCAAGAACTTTTACAGGGTCTTGGTGGTCTGCGACCCTGCAGATTATCGCTGGGTTGCCCAAAAACTCAGAGAAAAAAGCCTTACCTTAGAAGACAGAAAATACTTGGCGGTAAAGGCTTTTTCCTTGACAGCCTATTACGATGCTTTGATCTCCAACGCCCTGGCAAACCTGTTTGGCATTTCTGAGATGTTTTCACAAATGGCAATTCCCTTAAAGCTTGTAAAGGGTCTAAGGTATGGAGAAAACCCCCATCAAAAAGGATGGCTCTTTAGCAATCCTTTGGAAAGCCTTGGAATTGCCAACTCGGAGGTTCTGCAAGGAAAGGATATGTCCTTTAACAACTACCTGGACGCGGACTCCGCCTTAAAGCTTGTCTTTCAGTTTGAAAAGCCCGCCTGTGTGATCGTAAAGCACAACAACCCCTGCGGAACCGCCTTGGGAGAAAGTCCCTCAGAAGCCTTTTTGAAGGCAAAAGAAGCAGACCCAGAGTCCGCCTTTGGTGGCATTGTAGCCTTTAACTGCAAAGTGGATGAGGAATGTGCCAAGCTTTTGACGGAGATGTTCTTGGAGGTGGTGGTTGCCCCTGAGTATGAGCCAAAAGCCCTTGAGATTCTAAGCACCAAAAAGAACCTTAGGGTAATCCGTAGTTTAGGATTTTCCTATTACTGGGACATAAAAAAGGTTTCCGGTGGCTATCTTTTGCAGGAGGAGGACACTATAGACTGGGAAAAGTGGGAGGTGGTAAGCAAAAGGGCACCCACTGAGAGGGAAGTAAAGGATTTGGAGTTTGCCTTTAAAGTGTGTAAGTTTGCCAAGTCTAACGCAGTGGTCCTTGCAAAAAATGGGCAGACCTTGGGAATAGGCACGGGCAACACCTCAAGGGTGGATAGTCTGAGGTGTGCCATTGCCAAGGCCAAAAGGTTTGGCTTTGACCTAAGGGGTGCAGTAATGGCTTCGGAGGCCTTCTTGCCCTTCAGGGACAGCGTGGATATATGTGCCCAGGAGGGTATAACCGCCATAGTTCAGCCCGGTGGGAGCATAAGGGACAAGGAGGTCATATCCGCATGCGACGAGCATGGGATAGCCCTAATATTTACAGGAACAAGACACTTCAGGCACTGA
- the purQ gene encoding phosphoribosylformylglycinamidine synthase I — protein MKFGVCVFPGSNCDYDTYYVLRDVVGAEVRFLDFRETKIQNIDCVILPGGFSFGDYLRAGALASKTPIAKAIVDFAQKGGFVVGICNGFQILTELHLLPGALLKNENLRFVCKDVYLRVENSSTPLTKKLEKGEVIRMPIAHGEGRFYVPEDELKRLEERGQILFRYCQEDGSITKEANPNGSVGNIAGVCNETFNVFGLMPHPERACEDLLGYYDGLLLWYSLISA, from the coding sequence ATGAAGTTTGGTGTTTGTGTTTTTCCGGGTTCCAACTGTGATTACGATACTTACTATGTGCTCAGGGATGTGGTGGGGGCAGAGGTTAGGTTTCTGGACTTTAGGGAGACCAAGATACAGAACATAGACTGCGTAATTTTGCCCGGTGGCTTTTCCTTTGGAGATTACCTTAGGGCTGGCGCGCTGGCAAGTAAAACACCCATCGCAAAGGCTATAGTGGATTTTGCCCAAAAGGGCGGCTTTGTGGTGGGGATATGCAATGGCTTTCAAATTCTAACTGAGCTTCACCTCCTGCCGGGTGCCCTGCTTAAGAACGAAAACCTAAGGTTCGTTTGCAAGGATGTTTATTTGAGGGTGGAAAACAGTTCAACCCCACTCACAAAAAAGTTAGAAAAGGGAGAAGTTATCCGAATGCCCATAGCCCACGGAGAGGGAAGGTTTTATGTGCCGGAGGATGAGTTAAAACGGTTGGAAGAGAGGGGACAAATTCTCTTTAGATACTGCCAAGAAGACGGTTCTATCACAAAGGAAGCCAACCCGAACGGTTCTGTGGGCAACATTGCGGGCGTTTGCAACGAAACTTTTAATGTCTTTGGTTTGATGCCACACCCCGAGAGGGCTTGTGAGGACCTTCTGGGCTATTACGATGGGTTGTTGCTTTGGTATTCCTTGATCAGTGCCTGA
- the purS gene encoding phosphoribosylformylglycinamidine synthase subunit PurS, with product MRVRVLITPKEGLLDPEGRAVKEILQDNGYKVKSVRVGKVVELEVDDPSQVKEMVEKFLYNPLIEEYVIE from the coding sequence ATGCGAGTTAGAGTCTTGATCACTCCCAAGGAGGGACTTTTGGACCCAGAGGGGAGGGCGGTAAAGGAGATCCTTCAGGATAACGGATACAAGGTTAAGAGTGTAAGGGTAGGCAAGGTGGTTGAGTTAGAGGTGGATGACCCATCCCAAGTTAAGGAGATGGTGGAAAAGTTCCTATACAACCCCCTCATAGAGGAGTACGTGATAGAATGA
- a CDS encoding DUF3108 domain-containing protein has translation MFLLLLLLPLSLLAKELTLCYKAYYLFFPVAQTCITYKLHGEDLVVSSYAKTINVGGLVKRVYNYGYAVIFAKNLMPKEFFYHQEEGEFKRKQHYIFKNSKIYVKETHYVELTDKVEREEERVYPFDGYPDPYTASLVLYKNSIQNGEGVIKMFYDDRKYHIPYKVVGEEEIKVPAGNYYARVVDVTPNVETKGLLRPRGRWKLWIEKDNLFPVRMQLFFVLGSVRALLEEVKGDRDLLRKVLLGQG, from the coding sequence ATGTTCTTACTGCTTTTGCTTTTGCCTCTTAGCCTACTTGCCAAAGAGCTAACACTGTGCTACAAAGCATACTATCTGTTTTTTCCCGTAGCCCAAACCTGCATAACCTACAAATTGCATGGAGAAGACCTTGTGGTTTCCAGCTATGCCAAAACTATAAACGTGGGAGGGCTCGTAAAAAGGGTGTATAACTATGGATATGCGGTCATATTTGCAAAAAACCTAATGCCCAAAGAGTTTTTCTACCATCAAGAGGAAGGAGAGTTTAAAAGAAAACAGCACTACATTTTTAAGAACTCTAAGATCTATGTAAAGGAAACCCACTATGTGGAGCTAACAGATAAGGTGGAAAGGGAGGAGGAAAGGGTTTATCCCTTTGATGGCTATCCAGACCCATACACCGCAAGCCTTGTGCTCTACAAAAACTCTATCCAAAATGGTGAAGGCGTCATAAAAATGTTCTACGACGACAGAAAGTATCACATACCCTACAAGGTGGTGGGAGAGGAGGAAATTAAAGTGCCCGCGGGCAACTACTACGCAAGGGTTGTGGACGTAACTCCCAATGTGGAAACAAAAGGATTACTGCGACCAAGGGGAAGATGGAAGCTCTGGATAGAAAAGGACAACCTTTTCCCAGTGAGGATGCAACTCTTCTTTGTGTTAGGAAGCGTCCGAGCCCTCTTGGAGGAAGTTAAAGGAGACAGGGATCTACTAAGGAAAGTCCTTTTGGGGCAAGGATGA
- the uppP gene encoding undecaprenyl-diphosphatase UppP, with protein MEVKHAIILGFVEGLTEFLPVSSTGHLILVAHLLGLDHSEFTKSFEISIQLGAILAVAVLYFWTLLRDLETWKRIIVAFLPTGLLGFSLYRFIKGYLIGNDLVVVVSLVLGGVFLLFADRFCERFCYLQSIRELPLKKAFVIGLFQSLAMVPGVSRSASTIIGGMLMGLNRKQSAEFSFLLAVPTMLIATSYDLYKSHSQFTTQEFHLLALGFITSFLTALLSVKLFLKFISTHSFLPFGVYRILVGLAYAYFFLL; from the coding sequence ATGGAAGTCAAGCACGCAATAATCCTTGGTTTTGTGGAAGGGCTCACTGAATTTTTGCCCGTATCTTCCACCGGACATCTTATATTAGTTGCCCACCTTTTGGGACTTGACCATTCGGAATTCACAAAGAGCTTTGAGATCTCCATCCAGCTTGGTGCCATACTTGCGGTGGCAGTTCTGTATTTTTGGACCTTGCTTAGGGACTTAGAAACCTGGAAGAGAATAATAGTAGCCTTTTTGCCCACTGGACTGCTGGGATTTTCCCTTTACAGGTTTATTAAGGGCTACCTTATAGGAAACGACCTGGTGGTGGTGGTTAGCTTGGTGTTGGGTGGAGTTTTTCTACTCTTTGCGGACAGGTTCTGTGAAAGGTTTTGCTATCTTCAAAGCATCAGAGAGCTACCTCTAAAAAAGGCTTTTGTAATAGGCTTATTTCAGTCTTTGGCTATGGTTCCGGGAGTTTCCAGAAGTGCCAGCACTATCATCGGTGGTATGCTGATGGGATTAAACAGAAAGCAGTCCGCGGAGTTTTCCTTTTTGCTGGCAGTTCCCACCATGTTGATCGCCACGAGCTATGACCTTTACAAATCTCACTCTCAATTTACAACCCAAGAGTTTCACCTTCTGGCATTGGGCTTTATCACATCCTTTTTAACCGCCCTGCTGTCTGTCAAGCTCTTTTTAAAGTTTATATCCACCCACAGCTTTTTACCCTTTGGCGTCTATAGAATATTAGTTGGACTTGCTTACGCCTACTTCTTTCTGCTTTAG
- a CDS encoding RNA ligase: MTQLPPELVREALKRNKVKIENYKGIEYLRFMDDFKDVPRGTALFKSFTLWGYPHIGRIFQLSTGLKEQFTHPFFVEEKVDGYNTRIFLHEDQILALSRGGYVCPFTTERVEDFINLKFFEDHPNLVLCAEVAGPENPYVDEHPPYIKDDIQFFVFDIMEKDSQRFLPYREKEKLIEKYGLPSVERYGLFSVEDVDKLKRLMKRLNEEGREGVVMKEDSERDKRVKYVTLYSSLKDIEITSVNLLGLPPDYFTNRLLRLALFMEEEGIEADQELFLKVGKAFLEGLLKAIEMSKKDGRVYRTFRCRFKTRENALLFIESIKHASSQVQVLQRRLEKEGDYWVLEFDRVYLNMAGLLGHLLAGGSIFD; this comes from the coding sequence ATGACACAGCTACCACCAGAACTCGTAAGAGAAGCCCTCAAGAGGAACAAAGTAAAGATAGAAAACTACAAGGGCATAGAATACCTAAGGTTTATGGATGACTTTAAAGATGTGCCAAGGGGCACAGCCCTTTTTAAGTCCTTTACCCTTTGGGGGTACCCCCACATAGGCAGGATTTTCCAGCTGAGCACCGGGCTAAAAGAACAGTTCACACATCCTTTCTTTGTGGAAGAAAAGGTAGACGGATACAATACGCGGATCTTTCTTCACGAGGACCAGATCTTAGCCTTGAGTAGAGGAGGTTATGTATGTCCCTTTACCACCGAGAGGGTTGAAGACTTTATAAACCTCAAGTTTTTTGAAGACCATCCTAACCTCGTTTTATGCGCAGAGGTGGCAGGACCAGAAAACCCCTACGTGGATGAGCATCCCCCTTACATCAAGGATGATATCCAGTTCTTTGTCTTTGACATAATGGAGAAAGACTCCCAGAGGTTTCTTCCATACAGGGAAAAAGAGAAGCTTATAGAAAAGTATGGGCTTCCTTCGGTGGAAAGGTATGGACTCTTTAGTGTGGAGGATGTGGATAAGCTAAAAAGATTGATGAAAAGATTAAACGAGGAGGGTAGAGAGGGAGTAGTAATGAAGGAAGACTCAGAGAGGGATAAAAGGGTAAAGTATGTTACCCTTTATTCAAGCCTAAAGGACATAGAAATAACTTCCGTAAATCTTCTTGGTTTGCCCCCTGATTACTTTACCAACAGGCTCCTGAGGTTAGCCCTCTTCATGGAAGAGGAAGGCATAGAGGCAGACCAAGAGCTCTTTTTAAAAGTAGGTAAAGCCTTTTTGGAAGGGCTTCTTAAGGCAATCGAAATGTCTAAAAAGGATGGGCGTGTTTATAGGACCTTCCGGTGCAGGTTTAAAACAAGGGAGAATGCCTTACTTTTTATCGAAAGCATAAAGCATGCGTCCTCACAAGTGCAAGTACTCCAAAGGCGATTGGAAAAAGAAGGAGACTATTGGGTACTGGAATTTGATCGGGTGTATCTTAACATGGCTGGTCTATTGGGACATCTGCTGGCGGGTGGGTCCATTTTTGATTGA
- the dnaB gene encoding replicative DNA helicase, which yields MELPEYPTDELAERAVLGAMIKDPDNIPTVLEYLREEDFYFETHRLLFSLLYKVWEDKGKDWDDIVLRNYLIKSGLHDKISMDLVYALAQEAAEGPLLFEAINSVKEKAGLRRLIDLSIEILKNVQESPDLNLLVERTTQKLYEISEKTQISGYYHIKEVANEVLEIIEKRKNEEKVITGLPSGFIDLDMLTTGFHPSDLVIVAARPGMGKSSFMLSMVLNLAFEEKVPLAIFSLEMSREQLVMRMLSMLSGVGLQNIRKGFISEEDWGKLLNAALELSSRDIYIDDNPTLSTTELRIKSRKLKKEKGVEIIFVDYLQLLRPPHRRSSRQEEVAEISRNLKALAKELEVPVVALAQLSRQVEHRSDKRPQLADLRESGQIEQDADLIIFIHRPEYYKKNPSPEEEGIAEIIVAKQRQGPTGIVKLAFIKDTTMFKSLSPTYSGTKRVEPYEPEETEEEEFSPDDYDLDF from the coding sequence ATGGAGCTACCCGAATACCCCACCGACGAGCTAGCAGAAAGGGCAGTATTGGGTGCTATGATCAAAGACCCTGACAACATTCCCACCGTCCTTGAGTATCTTCGTGAGGAGGACTTTTACTTTGAAACTCACAGGCTACTGTTTTCTTTGCTTTACAAGGTGTGGGAAGATAAAGGGAAAGATTGGGATGACATTGTTCTAAGGAATTACCTGATAAAGTCTGGACTTCATGACAAGATTAGTATGGATTTGGTGTATGCCTTAGCCCAAGAGGCAGCAGAGGGACCACTGCTCTTTGAAGCAATAAACAGCGTAAAGGAAAAGGCAGGCTTAAGGAGACTGATAGACCTGTCCATTGAGATCCTGAAGAATGTCCAAGAATCTCCCGACCTTAATCTTTTGGTGGAAAGGACAACCCAAAAGCTTTATGAAATATCCGAGAAGACCCAGATAAGCGGATACTATCACATAAAAGAGGTAGCCAACGAAGTTTTGGAGATCATTGAGAAGAGAAAAAACGAGGAGAAAGTAATCACCGGTCTACCCTCAGGTTTTATAGACCTTGATATGCTAACCACAGGCTTTCATCCTTCGGACCTTGTGATAGTTGCCGCAAGACCCGGGATGGGCAAAAGTAGCTTTATGCTCTCTATGGTTCTTAACCTTGCCTTTGAAGAAAAGGTGCCGTTGGCCATATTCTCCCTAGAAATGAGTAGGGAACAGCTTGTAATGAGAATGCTTTCTATGCTTTCGGGTGTAGGGCTTCAAAACATAAGAAAGGGTTTTATATCAGAGGAAGATTGGGGAAAGCTACTAAACGCAGCTTTGGAGCTCTCTTCAAGGGATATATACATAGATGACAATCCTACACTCTCCACTACCGAGCTAAGGATCAAAAGCAGGAAGTTAAAGAAGGAGAAGGGTGTGGAGATCATCTTTGTGGATTACTTGCAGCTTCTCAGACCACCCCACCGGAGAAGCTCCCGTCAAGAGGAGGTTGCGGAAATATCAAGGAACCTGAAAGCCCTTGCAAAAGAACTTGAGGTTCCTGTGGTAGCCCTCGCCCAGCTTTCCCGTCAGGTTGAGCACAGAAGCGACAAACGCCCACAGCTGGCAGACCTAAGGGAAAGCGGACAGATTGAACAGGATGCGGACCTAATTATCTTCATCCACAGACCCGAGTATTACAAGAAGAACCCCTCTCCAGAGGAGGAGGGTATAGCGGAGATAATCGTGGCAAAACAGCGCCAAGGTCCTACCGGCATAGTAAAGCTTGCCTTTATAAAAGACACCACTATGTTCAAGTCCCTCTCTCCCACATACTCTGGCACAAAGAGGGTGGAACCCTACGAGCCGGAAGAAACAGAAGAAGAAGAGTTTTCTCCCGATGACTACGATTTAGATTTTTAA
- the ilvD gene encoding dihydroxy-acid dehydratase, whose translation MRSDKVKKGIERAPHRALLRACGLTDEDFDKPLIGIANSYIDIIPGHVHLREFVEPIKEEVRKAGGVPIEFNVIGVDDGIAMGHYGMHYSLPSRELIADSIETVVEAHQLDALICIPNCDKIVPGMLMAAARLNIPTIFISGGPMLAGEVNGKKVDLISVFEGIGQLKAGKIDEGQLKVIEQSACPTCGSCSGMFTANSMNCITEVLGLGLPGNGTIPAVDPRRELLARTAARKIMELLEKDIRPRDILTVEAFDNAFAVDIAMGGSTNTVLHLLAIANEAGIDYDLNRINEISKRTPTLCKISPASHYHIEDLDRVGGIPALLKEMIRGGYLPHPDQMTVSGKTLREIAESAPDADGEVIRRIESPYSKEGGLAILFGNLAPEGAVVKTAGVVESMLVFKGKAICFDSEESAIEGIMSGKVKPGHVVVIRYEGPKGGPGMREMLSPTSAIMGMGLGDKVALITDGRFSGGTRGACVGHISPEAAAGGPIGIVKDGDEILIDIPGRRIELLISEEEFQERLKNFVPKQKEIKSRWLRRYVKFVQSASKGAVLSD comes from the coding sequence ATGAGAAGCGACAAGGTTAAAAAGGGTATAGAGAGGGCTCCACATAGGGCTCTGCTTAGGGCCTGTGGGCTTACCGACGAGGATTTTGACAAGCCACTCATTGGTATAGCAAACTCATACATAGACATAATCCCCGGTCATGTGCATCTTAGGGAGTTTGTGGAACCCATCAAGGAAGAGGTGCGAAAGGCGGGCGGTGTGCCCATAGAGTTCAACGTGATCGGGGTGGATGATGGCATTGCCATGGGACACTATGGCATGCATTACTCCTTGCCCTCAAGGGAACTGATCGCAGACTCTATAGAAACGGTGGTAGAAGCCCATCAGCTTGACGCACTAATATGCATACCCAACTGCGACAAAATTGTCCCCGGAATGCTTATGGCCGCTGCGAGGTTAAACATTCCCACCATCTTCATAAGCGGTGGTCCTATGCTGGCGGGTGAGGTCAACGGCAAAAAGGTGGACCTAATAAGCGTCTTTGAGGGTATAGGACAGCTAAAAGCCGGAAAGATTGACGAGGGACAGTTAAAGGTCATAGAGCAATCTGCATGCCCCACCTGTGGTAGCTGTTCGGGAATGTTTACCGCTAACTCCATGAACTGCATAACTGAGGTTTTGGGTCTTGGACTACCCGGCAACGGCACCATTCCTGCGGTAGACCCAAGGAGGGAACTACTGGCAAGGACTGCAGCAAGGAAGATAATGGAGCTATTGGAAAAGGACATAAGGCCAAGGGATATTCTTACCGTAGAAGCCTTTGATAATGCCTTTGCGGTGGATATAGCCATGGGCGGTTCCACCAACACAGTTTTACACCTTCTGGCAATAGCCAACGAAGCGGGTATAGACTACGACCTGAACCGTATAAACGAAATATCCAAGAGAACGCCCACTTTGTGTAAAATATCCCCAGCTTCCCACTATCACATTGAAGATCTAGATAGAGTGGGTGGTATTCCTGCCCTTCTCAAGGAGATGATCAGGGGTGGGTATTTGCCCCATCCGGACCAAATGACGGTAAGCGGAAAGACCCTTAGGGAGATCGCAGAATCTGCACCGGACGCAGACGGAGAGGTAATAAGAAGGATAGAGAGCCCATACTCCAAAGAGGGTGGGCTTGCTATACTCTTTGGCAATCTGGCACCGGAGGGTGCGGTGGTGAAAACGGCGGGCGTAGTGGAAAGCATGCTCGTCTTTAAAGGAAAAGCCATATGCTTTGACTCGGAGGAATCCGCCATAGAGGGTATCATGTCCGGCAAGGTCAAACCGGGGCATGTGGTGGTTATAAGGTATGAAGGTCCAAAAGGTGGTCCGGGCATGAGGGAGATGCTCTCTCCCACGTCCGCCATCATGGGTATGGGCTTGGGGGACAAGGTAGCCCTAATCACCGACGGAAGGTTCTCCGGTGGTACGCGTGGTGCCTGCGTGGGACACATATCCCCAGAGGCGGCTGCGGGCGGTCCCATAGGCATAGTCAAGGACGGCGACGAGATCCTCATAGACATACCGGGCAGAAGGATAGAGCTCTTGATCTCTGAGGAGGAGTTCCAAGAGAGGCTCAAAAACTTTGTGCCCAAGCAGAAGGAGATAAAAAGTAGGTGGCTCAGAAGGTATGTGAAGTTCGTCCAGAGTGCGTCAAAGGGAGCGGTGCTCTCTGATTAA
- the glgB gene encoding 1,4-alpha-glucan branching protein GlgB, translating to MAFYSPITDYDVYLFKEGTHTRLYRKLGAHLIEGGCHFAVWAPSAREVYVFGDFNGWDKFSYPMKRRPDPSGIWELFVPGVWKGCKYKYFVVGADGVGREKSDPFAFFCEQPPGNASIVWDLSYNWQDDKWMKERGRHIDYHAPVSIYEVHLGSWRRVPEDQNRSLHYWELAYWLGEYVKEMGFSHVEFLPIMEHPFYGSWGYQITNYFAPTSRYGTPQDLMYLIDSLHQRGIGVILDWVPSHFPTDEHGLAFFDGTHLYEYEDWRKRWHPDWKSFVFDYSKGEVRSFLLSSAHFWIDVYHADGLRVDAVASMLYLDYSRTEWVPNIYGGKENLEAIEFLRKLNETLYRDFPDIHTFAEESTAWPMVSKPTYMGGLGFGYKWNMGWMNDTLFYFSKDPIYRKYYHDKLTFSVWYAFSENFVLPLSHDEVVHGKGSLLGKMPKDDWQKFANLRLLFSYMYAFPGKKLLFMGGEFGQWREWDHNQSLDWHLLEYFPHRGVQRLVKDLNELYRKERALHELDCDPAGFEWVDFSDYEQSVISFLRKSKSGEMVLVVLNFTPVQRYNYRVGVPKGGLWLEVFNSDSELYGGANIGNMGRVMAEDVPFHGRQYSLSLTLPPLGAVFLKPAYDICPQG from the coding sequence ATGGCTTTTTACTCTCCCATAACTGACTACGACGTATACCTCTTTAAAGAGGGCACCCACACAAGGCTTTATAGAAAGCTTGGAGCCCATCTGATAGAGGGTGGGTGCCATTTTGCAGTCTGGGCACCTTCCGCAAGGGAAGTTTATGTCTTTGGAGACTTCAACGGTTGGGACAAGTTTTCCTACCCAATGAAAAGGCGTCCAGATCCATCTGGCATATGGGAGCTCTTTGTGCCCGGTGTTTGGAAGGGCTGTAAATACAAATACTTTGTGGTGGGTGCTGACGGAGTGGGCAGGGAAAAATCAGACCCCTTTGCCTTTTTCTGCGAGCAACCACCCGGCAATGCGTCTATCGTGTGGGACCTTAGCTACAACTGGCAGGATGATAAGTGGATGAAGGAGAGGGGAAGGCACATTGACTATCACGCACCGGTTAGCATTTACGAAGTGCATTTGGGCTCTTGGAGGAGGGTGCCCGAAGATCAAAATCGGTCCTTGCACTATTGGGAACTTGCCTATTGGCTAGGCGAGTATGTGAAGGAGATGGGCTTTAGCCATGTGGAATTTTTACCCATTATGGAACATCCCTTTTATGGCTCCTGGGGTTATCAGATTACCAACTACTTTGCACCCACCTCTCGGTATGGAACACCTCAGGACTTGATGTATCTAATAGACAGCCTCCACCAAAGGGGCATTGGAGTGATCCTTGATTGGGTGCCTTCCCACTTTCCTACCGACGAGCACGGCTTGGCTTTCTTTGACGGTACCCACCTTTATGAGTACGAGGACTGGAGGAAAAGATGGCATCCCGATTGGAAAAGTTTCGTCTTTGATTACTCAAAGGGAGAGGTCAGGTCCTTTCTGCTCAGCAGTGCCCACTTTTGGATAGATGTATATCATGCGGATGGGTTAAGGGTGGATGCGGTAGCTTCCATGCTGTACTTGGACTATTCCCGCACCGAGTGGGTCCCCAACATCTACGGTGGAAAGGAAAACTTGGAAGCCATAGAGTTTTTGAGAAAGCTAAACGAAACTCTATACAGGGACTTTCCGGACATTCACACCTTCGCGGAGGAATCCACCGCATGGCCCATGGTTAGCAAACCCACATACATGGGAGGTCTTGGCTTTGGCTACAAGTGGAACATGGGATGGATGAACGACACCCTCTTTTACTTTTCCAAGGACCCCATATACAGAAAATACTATCACGACAAGCTAACCTTTAGCGTTTGGTATGCCTTTTCTGAAAACTTTGTCCTGCCCCTTTCCCACGATGAGGTAGTCCATGGCAAGGGCTCCCTTCTGGGAAAGATGCCCAAGGATGACTGGCAAAAGTTTGCCAACCTTAGGCTTTTGTTCTCTTACATGTATGCCTTTCCTGGAAAGAAACTGCTCTTTATGGGTGGAGAGTTTGGACAGTGGAGGGAGTGGGACCACAATCAGAGCTTAGATTGGCACCTTTTGGAATACTTCCCCCACAGAGGAGTGCAGAGGCTCGTGAAGGATTTGAACGAGCTTTACCGAAAAGAAAGAGCCCTTCATGAGCTGGACTGCGACCCGGCAGGCTTTGAGTGGGTGGATTTTTCCGATTATGAGCAGAGTGTGATCTCCTTTTTGAGAAAGTCAAAGTCTGGAGAGATGGTTCTGGTGGTTTTGAACTTCACGCCCGTGCAAAGATATAACTACCGTGTGGGTGTGCCAAAGGGCGGGCTCTGGTTGGAGGTTTTCAACTCAGACTCGGAGCTATACGGCGGTGCCAACATAGGAAACATGGGCAGGGTGATGGCAGAGGATGTTCCCTTTCACGGGAGGCAGTATTCCCTCTCTTTGACCCTCCCACCCTTGGGTGCGGTCTTTTTAAAGCCTGCTTATGATATATGTCCGCAGGGTTAG
- the yajC gene encoding preprotein translocase subunit YajC, which produces MLDFAFAQSSAPHGSSPWSALLFQLFFILFLFALFYFLLIRPQQKARKKHQEFLAKLKKGDRVVTSSGIIGTVVEVGEDTVSLKVDANTRITILKEYISGYHREKEEEKS; this is translated from the coding sequence ATGTTGGACTTTGCCTTTGCCCAGAGCTCTGCTCCTCATGGTTCAAGCCCATGGTCTGCTTTACTCTTTCAGCTATTTTTCATTCTCTTCCTCTTTGCCCTCTTTTACTTCTTGCTCATAAGACCCCAGCAGAAGGCAAGAAAAAAGCACCAGGAGTTTTTAGCCAAGCTCAAAAAGGGAGATAGGGTGGTAACCTCCTCTGGAATCATAGGTACGGTGGTAGAGGTGGGAGAGGATACCGTTTCCCTGAAGGTGGATGCCAACACGCGGATCACGATCCTGAAGGAATACATAAGCGGTTATCACAGGGAAAAAGAAGAAGAAAAATCCTAA